The sequence AGGCTGCAGCAGGTCGACCCCCCTCGACCTTTAAGAGTCCAGGGCAGCAGAGAACCTTGGACCCTAAGGGCCCCTGGTCTAAGAACCCTCCCGTCCCACCCATGGCACCAAGGAACCAGCCTGCCCCAAACCCCACCCAGGGTGTAAGGAGGAAGAAGGGTATGGCCTAGCAATGTCCCCATTGCCAGAGAGGCGAGAACGGCCACCCCCAAGCGCAGTTATATCTCCTCCGCCAATTCTGAGCCTGTTCCAGGATGCAAGTTCCCAGGCACCTCAGTGTTCTTTCCAGCATATTGGGTCCAAGTCGGTGGTCACAGAGTACAGTGAGAAGAGACAATGTTCAGGTGGATGCTTCTACAAGGCCCCTGTCTTGTCTAAAACACTCCCCAATGTCAGTTCACATTAAAAATGTTAACACTAGCGCAACCAGGCTACAGGGCGCAGTCAGACATGTTGTTTCTCACAAAATCAAAACAAACAGGGTGCTTCCCTACAACGCCATCAGAGGGGGCTACCATTCCTTCTGTGGTGATAGGCCACATAAGCGCTCTCCAGCTACGGGCCAGCCGAACATGCACAGTGCGTCGCGGACTGTCCTACACTCTCCCCTGGCAGATGGTGCTGCTGCACGGTCTGTGGGGGGAGGCCCGGTCAGCCCTCTCTTGGAGCGGAGAGAGAACTGGTGGGCATGCGCCATGTAAATCTGGGTACAGGGCACGATAGACAGGGGATACAGACTACAATTCGCTATCACTCCGCATTGATTCAAGGGAATTATATACACTCAGGCTCAGGGGGAATCAGCGTGTGTACTCCGGAAGGAAATCACATCGCTAATAGAAAAAAGGGCAATAAGAATTGTTCCTCCAGAGCAAAGCCACTGCGTTTTTTTTCTCAAGATATTTCCTGGTTCCCAAAAAGGGGGGCGGCATACGTCCGACACTAGATCTACGTCCTCTGAACAGGAACATGAGAAAGTACACGTTCAGAATGTTGACACACACTGCTCTGCTACGTTCTGTGCGCCCAGGCGATTGGTTCGTATCCGTCGACCTGAAGGACGTTTACTTTCACATCTCAATATACCCTCTTCGCAGGAAATTTCTCAGATTCGCTTTTCAATGCGTAATCTACAAATTTCTGGTACTCTCTTTTGGCTTCTCACTGTCACCTCGTGTTTTACGAAGTGTACGGAGGCAACCATAGCCCCAGAGAGAGGGGCATTCGGCTGATGACGTACATAGACGATTGGCTGCTGTGCGCGCAACCGAGACCAGGTCTTAAAACACAGTCAGCTACTATTGGAACACCTAACATTTCTAGGTTTCAGAATGAACACAGTAAAGAGCGTTCTGATTCCCATGCAGACAATCTCTTTCCTAGGTTTCCTAGGCTCTTTCCAATCTCTTTCCTAGTTTCGGATTCATTCAAAGGTCGCCTTTCAGTGGAACATATAAGAACATTTCAAGATTGCCTAGCACTGTTTCGCAGAGGGAACCTGGTCTCTTTTAAAACATGCGCGAGGGGAGATTTTCCATCCTCACCCGGAACGTTTGGCACTCTGGGCCTGGCCTGTGAATGGTTCAACTTGAACACAGCCGGGCTTCCCCAAAATGTAATTTCAACTATTCAGAGTCCCTTTTATAATTGTAAATGGCTCATGTTTGAGGAATGGTGCACTAAATCACAGACAATGCCATTCCAGTGCTCTGTCCCGGTAATCCTGAGGTTTCTACAGGAATTATTAGAAAAAGGAAATGCTTTTTCTATTATTAAGGTATATCTAGCAGCTATTTTGGCTTGTCATGTGGGTTTTGGGAGCACGACAGCGGAGCAACACCCTCTTGTCACCTGTTTTCTCAAGGGTGCACGTTGTTTGCGTCCGGTATCCAAACAGTTTGCCCCGTCATGGGATTTATCAATTGTTTTGGATGCTCTATGCCAACAACCTTTTGAGCCCTTGGATCAGGTGGAACTGAAGAGGCTTTCATTTAAGACCACGCTATTACTAGCATTGGCCTCCGCGAAGCGTGTAAGTGACATTTACGCACTCATCATGTGCACAATTTTCACCTGGTAACAACAGGGTATCATTGTGGCCTAACCCCGCCTTTATCCCTAAGATTATTAACCCATCTTTGAGGTGTCTTCCCCTTGAGCTGGTAGCTTTTTATCCCCCACCGTTTTCCTCTCCGGAACATCAACGGTTGCATATGTTGTGCCCAGTACACACTCTGCACATCTACATGGACAGGcctaacgcttcgaacacaccgactgtgtcattgcatcactgctgcataacattttgcgcagctaggcaactatactgacgcttcgaacacaccgactgcttcattgcatcactgctgcataacattttgcgcagctaggcaactatactgatgcaggtaccttttgcaaatggtcgcatgcggttggacacatggaggagagaatcattttcgcagtatcctcaaaaccgtgtctttttgacacaactgctgacagctacagggacataaacacaaaaaatgctgcttggagacaagtgtccacgatagtaggattgccaggtcagtttagtagtgagcttgtgctagatgtggctagttagcgttagctagctagctaacctagccaatgaggtgtgtgtgaaagaaatagtcataccaccttcctcaacgttggtctcattgttgaaagagcctactctgcctatcttgactatttattattgcatttcgctccaaaactgcattttggagggaaattatattataggctctcacaattaatttgaggatgtcatcgaataaataatatacttggcaaataaataaaaaatgtaaagaaattatgcaatcaaactgtttttatgtaatcccaaatttttactgaatgtgtgcaaaaaaaaaatctacattcatattttgctactttctgtcaagtccactcatacaatttgatgcatacgttcgatttatcgaatgtatgcaccacacagaacgcactgcaactgcctctgcaacgcaatgctgcaaggcaaatgcagcgttccattggaaatgaatgtacttctggtgtatcgtAACGCAATGACGCAGTCagtgtgttcgaagcgtaaggGATTTAGAAAATGTGATCAGTTGTTTGTTTCCTGGGCGAAACCTCACACGGGTAAAGCGCTCACTTAACAACCCCTCTCCCACTGCATAGTGGGGGCTATCCCTTTAGCCTACACAAGTAAGGGTCTTCAGTCTCCTGCTGGCCTACGGGCTCATTCTACTAGAGGAATGGCTACATCCTGGGCTTTATTTAAGGGCATATCTAGCCAGGATATTTGCTCAGCAGCGAGCTGGGCTTCGCCTAATACATTTGCGAAGTTTTATATGCTCGATGTCACTGCACTGACCCTAGCGCATACTGTTTAACGTGTAGGATCTTCTGAGGGGCAAAGCCCATTTGTGTGTAATATCGCACAGGGCAGTCGGTCGTCAGGATAAGCTTGTCTGGCAATACAGGAGTCAGTATATTCCATAATACCAAAACAAATACTTGAAAGAGAACTTTAGGTTACGACCGTAACCCCGGTTCTCTGATAGTATGAGTGAGGCATTTCACCAGACCACCCTCCTTGCATGAGCGAGGAATAGGTGTTgcttatttttgaatgactcagAGATGCTGCATTGGGCCTTTTTTATTGGGTAGGAGGGACAATCTTTTCCGACGCACATGTCTCGACATCCAGCCAATCATGGCTGGTGTAGTGTAATAAAGGCTTCTGACGAATACGCTGGGGGCGTATCACATAAGTGAAATACCTCACTCATACTATCAGAGAACCGGGGTTACGGTTGTAACCGAAAGATTTCATGAGTCTGCTCACCATTCACATTAGTGATGCATGTCTGTTAGATACTATACTCTAATTGTCTTTGTCTGTCTTCCATCTTTCCCAGATGGTACCACTTTGACCTGTCCCGCCATGCCGCTGAAGCTCTCCTCCTATCCAATGGGAAAGATGGCAGCTATCTCCTCCGAAACAGTCATGAGGGTCCTGGCAGCTTTGCCCTCTCTGTCAGGTGGGCCTACCTATCCCATCCCTCTTAAAAAGTAAaacgtctccctccctcttccatgCCCCATTTCAGAAGGATTCCCATTCACCACATGCTTTTTTCTTTCCTTATACAGAGCCAAGGATTCAGTTAAACATTTCCATGTGACACGGAAAAGCAGTGGCTACGCTTTTGGCTTCAATGAGTTTGCGTCCCTCCAGGACTTTGTCAGCCATTTTGCCAACCAGCCTCTGCTGGGCAGTGAGACAGGTTGGCTTGAGACCAGTTCTTCAGACCTTACTGAATCCAAAGTCTAAACCTAACCATTTCCCTGCTGTTTATTTATATTTTCAATGACTGCAATATATCCCTTGGTATACCCTCAAGACTCCTAACCTGAACCTTGACCTTTCACTCAACCAGGAACCCTCATTGTTCTTAAATGCCCATATCCATGGCGTGTAGAAGAGCCGTCCATCTATGAGTCTGTGCGGGTTCACACTGCCATGCAGACAGGACGAACAGAGAGCGACCTGGTGGCTAACGCTCCATCGGTATGACCACAAGCTCATTTATTAGTGAAGCAAACATGGGTTAATCATAACATAATTACTTAGGTCAAGTATCACAAACCTCATGATATTGTTTTTTTAATGATTTTGTTCACAGTTTGGAACAAAGGAGGGCTATCTGGTCAAGTTAGGAGCAGTCGTAAAGGTGAGAGAAATAGGTTCAGTACAGACCAGGTTTAGTGGACTGTTCTGGTTGAAAGACTTtcaatttatgttttttttttcagaACTGGAAGCAGAGGTGGTTCACATTAAACAGAAATGAGCTCAAATACTTTAAGGACAAAATGGTGAGTAGAAACCATGTCTCTGATAGCAGTCATGGTTTATGATACAGATGTAATATTATGAATGGCTAGATTTTATTTGTCAGTGTTTGTGACAGGATGGTGTTGCCATCGCTCATTTGCTCTCCTGTCTTAGTTTGATGAGCCTATTCGCACCATTGATCTGACAGCATGCTCTGCAGTCCAGTTTGACTACTCCAAGGACAGAGTCAACTGCTTCTGGTGAGAGCTCCAATCCATTGAGCCAAGAGTGGGCCTACCAACTCTCGTGATTAAGGCCTTTACAGACTATTGACTAACAATTAATAATACTGTTTTGACTACAATACACTGCTGTTGAAGGTCAGCCTTCCCTTCAGTTTTTTTTTTGCCACTGGTGCTAGTTTCATTGTTCAATCTTGAATTTGGTAAACCTCAGTGGGCATTTTTAAACATATCTGTTGGTTTCACTTCCGCTTACAGAGGAATATAAAATATGGATCATGGTGGCCGATGGCAGTGGCAGATAAGAGGAAGTGCAACCAGAGTGATGACAGGAGAAGTTCTAACCTCCACTCAGCTACTTTATTTTGTTGCTGGGTCTCTTTCTGTAGCTGTTGATATTAAACCTAGCATTAATACTCATTCGGTCTCTTATTTAGTTTGGTGTTCCCTGAGAGGACATTTTATCTGTGTGCCAAGAGTGGTGTGGAGGCAGATGAGTGGATCAAGATAATACGATGGAAACTGGTGAGCCCATAATCCACGATTACTATTCAAATGTATAAAACAGAAACAAAGCTTGAACTGGCTACCTTAATCCAAATGCTTAACTAATGGGAGTAGTGCCAGAGCAAAATAGCCTAACAAATGAATGTTTGTTTTCAGTCACAAATAAGAAAAGGAAGATGACAACATGAAGAGGAGGAGCCAAAAGAGGCATATTCTCACAGTGAACTAAATTACCTTAAGTCTGGTAGCTTGTCACTCCTGTTATCCTCAGAGATCCTTTCTGCTCCACAGATGACTGGCTGGTAACCCAAGACAAAAGACAATTGGGCTCTCTGACCATCGAAAAATGGCCATGTAATTTTCAGGACATGCACAATGACAATGTTTTGGATCTAATCGTATTTTTTTGCGATAGATTTGAGATCTTCCAGGAATTGTATTTTCTCTAGATTGATATCTTTCACTGGTTGACATTCACTTGATCTTAATTTTACTTAATTAACAAGATGTAACCCTCATACTGTgaataaatatttattttaataGAGAAACTAGCAACAAATGAGTCAGTTTATTAATTACAAACACGAGAAAGGAAGGGGTTACATTCAAGTACTAGAAAATTAAGGCAACAAACACAGCATCATGACACTAACAACATGTGCTGTATCTATGTCTTTCAGCAACAGAGCTCTCTGTATGTGTGGGTGCGCATGATAGAgataataaaaatgtaatattttcaGGTAGATCCTTTTTCATGACTGACTCTGTCACATAATAGTCCCATTGCTGTCAAGGTGATACACTCCTAAGCAACCTCCACTACCTGCCGTAGCTTTTCGATTAGTGGTACGAGCTCCTTTTCCAGACGGATAATCAAACCTACAAACAACAGTTTGGATAACACTTCAGAATGCTGTACTTGTCTTCATTCATGCAGAGGATATATAAGTAGAGATCTTTATCTTACCGGTGTTGGCACTACTGCTTGCGATGAAATTGATCACCAATGGTAACCGGTTAAACTGCACAATCTGGAAAAAGGTGAGATTGTCAGCATAACAAGGCACATGGGTCAGTGTTTTTCAATCTATTCTTGGGGAGCACCAGGGAAGGCACTTTTTTTTTTGTtctagcccagcactaacacacctgactcaacTAATCACCAAGCCACCCCAGGCCTACATCCTTTATATGTTAGGTCCAGATTTTATTTACCTGGCATGTGTTATAGTAGCAGATGATACTCTTGTTTTTAGAGAGCCTTAGCTTACTGCCCTGGTCGGTGGCCAATGCAAAGGTGGAGAGGAAGCCTGGCCGTAGAGCATATTCTGGTGCATTATCTTTCGCCACTGAAGGAGAATGCATCAGGTACACTGAGCACAACACATTGGACAAGGACAAGAAAAGGTCAACTAAATGACCTAGCTTTAAGAACAAAACACAGTTGTGAGGGAGACCTACCTTTAATAACTGGGACACCATCCCTATCTGTCACTATGATTGCATGAAGACCCTCAAAACTGGTGGATAAGGAGAAAAAGAGCAGCACATGACATAACTCCTTTGTCATAATTCAAACTACTGAAATTCACTTTTCACATTAGGGATTCCCAAGTTCAATATTAGGTTTCAGCAACAGAAGAATCACAATGAACACAATCATACAACAAACAAACATACCTTGGTAACAGTTTGTACAAGTATCTCTTCAAGTCCTGCAACAAAATGTGTCAAGATAGAGACAAGATAGGTAGCTACCAGGGGTGCAACtatggttttagaagtggggggaggcatagttattatttttatttgtcacataaacACTCCAAAAAGCCTACCCTACCACTCGGAGccgtcctaaagcacaccgttgcctcattttgtatcacattccaatgataaaactgggggggttTACCCCTTTTTTACCCCACTGTTGCCACTTTTTTAAATGCAacttcagaatgtgggggggggaaGTTGTGCacccagtgaaagttgtgcccctggtAGCTACTACACTGGTGTAGCAACTGGCTATGACTTCAGCTAGCTAGAGATTAATGTAATCAATGATTGGGTTCAAATAATTTATACTTACAACAGCCATGGTGGAAATATTACATATTTTATTCCACCGTCAATTGCTAGAAGAGAACTGAATTATGGTAAGAATGTCTGTAAATGTTGAGAATATCAGCAGGTCTTTTTTGTGCTCTTCCTAGCTTTCCTTGCTATTTCGTTGACAGCTAATTTATCTCCAGCTGATACTAGGTTTagcaaggtagctagctagttagctggacTTGGTTGTTTTTCATATGTAgaacaaaatgtaaatgtattactACCTTGTAAATGTATGAATGCTAATCCACTGTTACCCCTATtttaaattattatatattttttattttaagtaAG is a genomic window of Salvelinus namaycush isolate Seneca chromosome 15, SaNama_1.0, whole genome shotgun sequence containing:
- the dapp1 gene encoding dual adapter for phosphotyrosine and 3-phosphotyrosine and 3-phosphoinositide isoform X2, which gives rise to MSYYSDTPSVDDELESLGWYHFDLSRHAAEALLLSNGKDGSYLLRNSHEGPGSFALSVRAKDSVKHFHVTRKSSGYAFGFNEFASLQDFVSHFANQPLLGSETGTLIVLKCPYPWRVEEPSIYESVRVHTAMQTGRTESDLVANAPSFGTKEGYLVKLGAVVKNWKQRWFTLNRNELKYFKDKMFDEPIRTIDLTACSAVQFDYSKDRVNCFCLVFPERTFYLCAKSGVEADEWIKIIRWKLSQIRKGR
- the dapp1 gene encoding dual adapter for phosphotyrosine and 3-phosphotyrosine and 3-phosphoinositide isoform X3; protein product: MSYYSDTPSVDDELESLGWYHFDLSRHAAEALLLSNGKDGSYLLRNSHEGPGSFALSVRAKDSVKHFHVTRKSSGYAFGFNEFASLQDFVSHFANQPLLGSETGTLIVLKCPYPWRVEEPSIYESVRVHTAMQTGRTESDLVANAPSFGTKEGYLVKLGAVVKNWKQRWFTLNRNELKYFKDKMFDEPIRTIDLTACSAVQFDYSKDRVNCFCLVFPERTFYLCAKSGVEADEWIKIIRWKLMTGW
- the dapp1 gene encoding dual adapter for phosphotyrosine and 3-phosphotyrosine and 3-phosphoinositide isoform X1 — encoded protein: MSYYSDTPSVDDELESLGWYHFDLSRHAAEALLLSNGKDGSYLLRNSHEGPGSFALSVRAKDSVKHFHVTRKSSGYAFGFNEFASLQDFVSHFANQPLLGSETGTLIVLKCPYPWRVEEPSIYESVRVHTAMQTGRTESDLVANAPSFGTKEGYLVKLGAVVKNWKQRWFTLNRNELKYFKDKMRDHRNDPGLAGDWLVQSLSFQDLHLHPGYGGSAAVGSVPLCPALWSLCLANSVLKATTVTDCQQRSNF
- the dapp1 gene encoding dual adapter for phosphotyrosine and 3-phosphotyrosine and 3-phosphoinositide isoform X4 yields the protein MSYYSDTPSVDDELESLGWYHFDLSRHAAEALLLSNGKDGSYLLRNSHEGPGSFALSVRAKDSVKHFHVTRKSSGYAFGFNEFASLQDFVSHFANQPLLGSETGTLIVLKCPYPWRVEEPSIYESVRVHTAMQTGRTESDLVANAPSFGTKEGYLVKLGAVVKNWKQRWFTLNRNELKYFKDKMFDEPIRTIDLTACSAVQFDYSKDRVNCF